In one window of Aphidius gifuensis isolate YNYX2018 linkage group LG4, ASM1490517v1, whole genome shotgun sequence DNA:
- the LOC122854657 gene encoding WD repeat-containing protein 7 isoform X2 yields MTAGPSLVVPIVLWGKIAPTHCISCIYLSRDQKTLVTGCYDGQICLWQVDPDTLKMTPRCLLVGHTAPIMCLSKASVVMEQNYIVSSSESGEMCTWDVVDGKCREAVKLNNIHTQMLPYVSAGGEDVRLFCSGYYPEVLVMDPFSLEVIFTLSSRVNPDWISALHVLRPAKRKGRFYVHTNDVVLALTTTGTVKVWTLLGHENRNSEPLYEHESKQIRCLNALAMTCCPYNQRTVLIVCSKYWQIFDAGDFSVLCSVTSPPGERWMAGDFLAADRVIVWSDEGHGYLYKLPAKVLVQLESKLKGKALSSVADNSSFHTSSAEDDQPYLYLILTQPDDKPLSCPPAMRLVTVQRQTKTLKYLLRGDSEGVVILWSVPEITNQQLQDITDNKTPKLEPIIKTSLEIAWEAMKPSPVGILDQLDTINDHSIKLTACIYLPQQSRLVVGREDGSIIIVPATQTVMLQLLHGNHQHYDDWPPHQILLGHSGRVNCLLYPHSVATRYDRTHLVSGSVDFAVCLWDLYAGTLIHRFCVHAGEITQLMVPPDNCSPRIQKCICSVASDHSVTLLSLAERKCVVLASRHLFPVVTIKWRPLDDFMIIGCSDGAVYVWQMETGHLDRVLHGIIAEEVLYACDENTIAIAGGSATGGELGLANPAVHFFRGLRHRNLSAIRHATQRGLHQLQQLHGGHGNDHGNQIKSKGAPLMIQGFRSNPKDPESHILFFDIEALIVQALSDEYGAMSPGSLEAQGLISASEYQKVAALTQSASPDAHKKIADFFGRVKDKAGDVERILKEKDRHGIIAKMKEGAENVHTKLQAKAESVGLKPSTFDGKGEGGQSETTRNNLKRNGAFSEPNVTMEIAQLLLSLLHAWGMDPDLDRVCEGKLGLLRPMVPVSFGVLSKGGYMSLLLPTWQTQLEPAGEPATQLEQRLPAELVRQDRLTKAFTSRAHWELSTTLTSNHLLAVVALSNTLMSMNNATFVLEQERNRKLNRTSNRVSVNWNKAEEESEEHFTAHQAQIKQGWSLLATLHCVLLPDKVAAQGGAKTFKRPQVEMMARRWQHQCLEVREAAQALLLAELGRMGPKGRKSLVDNWSQYLPMYSTQEPIALQPQNNSPPPGSPVPPIDINPDDDDEEEELAEEISITRKPSSVAELKRKQTTAVVLLGVIGAEFGQDVATVYQKKDGDTTIRRKSSVVEGFGIGNNNLARHTSMALTHLLHAPGSSKLPLHTSLRRAAIDLIGRGFTVWEPYLDVSKILLGLLELCCDADKLVPSMTYGLPLTPAADTCRTSRHALALIATARPAAFITTMAREVARFNTLQQNAQTLNVNLSTSVLSRAKPEILRIVEQLIDKMQSEMSDLLVEVMDIILHCLDPGHLKTKSLSEVFPAVCRFNQVSHCSATRRIAVGGRSGQLALYELRGNVKCQTVSAHQAPVTALGFSPEGKFLVSYSCTENKLCFWQQTNSGMFGLGNSQTRCVKSYSTAPINDVARLNPMRLARLIWINNRTVTLMLADGSETRFNV; encoded by the exons atgacagcTGGACCAAGTTTAGTGGTGCCAATAGTGCTTTGGGGAAAAATAGCACCAACTCATTGTATatcatgtatttatttatcaagagaTCAAAAAACTCTTGTTACTGGTTGTTATGATGGACAAATATGTCTTTGGCAAGTTGATCCTGATACACTaaag atGACACCAAGATGTTTACTTGTTGGACATACAGCACCAATAATGTGTCTAAGTAAAGCAAGTGTTGTTATggaacaaaattatattgtaagcAGTAGTGAGAGTGGTGAAATGTGTACATGGGATGTTGTTGATGGTAAATGTCGTGAAGCTGTTAAGCTAAACAATATTCATACACAAATGTTACCATATGTTTCTGCTGGTGGTGAAGATGTCAGGTTGTTTTGTTCTGG aTATTATCCAGAAGTTCTTGTCATGGATCCATTCAGTTTAGAAGTCATATTTACACTCAGCTCACGTGTCAATCCTGACTGGATTAGTGCCTTGCACGTGCTACGGCCGGCCAAACGGAAAGGTCGGTTCTACGTGCACACAA atgatGTTGTACTTGCATTGACGACAACTGGTACTGTAAAAGTTTGGACATTATTGGGTCATGAAAATCGTAACAGCGAGCCACTTTATGAACATGAGAGTAAACAAATAAGATGTTTAAATGCACTTGCAATGACATGTTGTCCATATAATCAAAGAACagttttaattgtttgttcAAAATATTGGCAg atttTTGATGCTGGTGATTTTTCTGTTCTTTGCTCGGTAACATCACCACCTGGTGAACGTTGGATGGCTGGTGATTTTTTAGCTGCTGATAGAGTTATTGTTTGGAGTGATGAAGGCCATGGTTATCTATACAAATTACCAGCAAA GGTTCTGGTACAGCTCGAAAG CAAGCTGAAGGGCAAGGCTCTCAGCAG TGTGGCTGATAATTCAAGCTTCCATACATCATCAGCAGAAGATGATCAACCATATTTATATCTCATATTAACTCAACCAGATGataag cCATTATCATGCCCACCGGCAATGCGTCTAGTCACTGTACAACGTCaaacaaaaacattaaaatatttactacgTGGTGATAGTGAAGGAGTTGTTATACTTTGGTCAGTACCAGAAATAACAAATCAACAATTACAAGATATAACAGATAATAAAACACCAAAACTTGagccaataataaaaacaagtcTTGAAATAGCATGGGAAGCAATGAAACCATCACCAGTTGGTATACTTGATCAACTTGATACAATAAATGATCATAGTATTAAATTAACAGcatgtatttatttaccaCAACAAAGTCGTCTTGTTGTTGGACGTGAAGATggtagtattattattgtaccaGCAACACAAACAGTTATGTTACAATTATTACATGGTAATCATCAGCATTATGATGATTGGCCACCACATCAAATATTACTTGGACATTCTGGACgtgttaattgtttattatatccTCATAGTGTTGCAACAAGATATGATAGAACACATCTTGTATCTGGTTCAGTTGATTTTGCTGTTTGTTTATGGGATTTATATGCTGGTACATTGATACATCGTTTTTGTGTACATGCTGGTGAAATAACACAATTAATGGTACCACCAGATAATTGTAGTCCAAGAATACAAAAATGTATATGTAGTGTTGCATCTGATCACAGTgtaacattattatcattagcTGAAAGAAAATGTGTTGTATTAGCATCACGACATTTATTTCCAGTTGTAACAATTAAATGGAGAccacttgatgattttatgattattgGTTGTTCTGATGGTGCTGTTTATGTATGGCAAATGGAAACTGGTCATCTTGATCGTGTATTACATGGTATTATTGCTGAAGAAGTACTATATGCTTGTGATGAAAATACTATTGCAATTGCTGGTGGTAGTGCAACTGGTGGTGAATTAGGACTTGCTAATCCTGCTGTACATTTCTTCAg gGGTTTGAGACATAGAAATTTATCAGCAATTCGTCATGCAACTCAACGTGGTTTACATCAACTTCAACAACTTCATGGTGGTCATGGTAATGATCATGgtaatcaaattaaatcaaaaggTGCACCACTTATGATTCAAGGTTTTAGAAGTAATCCAAAAGATCCAGAGagtcatatattattttttgacattgaaGCACTTATTG ttCAAGCATTGAGTGATGAATATGGTGCGATGTCACCAGGATCTCTAGAAGCTCAGGGTTTAATATCAGCATCTGAATATCAAAAAGTTGCAGCATTAACGCAATCGGCCAGTCCCGAtgcacataaaaaaattgcag ACTTTTTTGGTCGTGTTAAGGACAAAGCAGGTGATGTTGAACGTATTCTCAAAGAAAAAGATCGACACG gTATTATAGCTAAGATGAAGGAAGGAGCTGAAAATGTTCATACAAAACTTCAGGCAAAAGCTGAAAGTGTTGGTCTCAAGCCATCGACATTTGATGGTAAAG gtgAAGGAGGACAAAGTGAAACAAcacgaaataatttaaaacgtAATGGTGCTTTTAGTGAGCCAAATGTTACAATGGAAATagcacaattattattgagtCTTCTTCATGCTTGGGGTATGGATCCAGATCTTGATCGTGTATGTGAAGGAAAATTAGGTTTACTTAGACCAATGGTACCAGTATCATTTGGTGTATTATCAAAAGgag GTTACATGTCACTGTTACTTCCAACATGGCAAACACAATTAGAACCAGCTGGTGAACCAGCAACTCAACTTGAACAACGTTTACCAGCTGAATTAGTTCGTCAAGATCGTTTAACAAAAGCATTTACATCACGTGCACATTGGGAGCTATCAACAACTTTAACAAGTAATCATCTTTTAGCTGTTGTTGCATTATCAAATACATTAATGTCAATGAATAATGCAACATTTGTACTTGAACAAGaaagaaatagaaaattaaatagaacaTCAAATCGTGTTAGTGTTAATTGGAATAAAGCTGAAGAAGAAAGTGAAGAACATTTTACAGCTCATCAAGCACAAATAAAACAAGGTTGGTCATTATTAGCAACATTACATTGTGTATTATTACCAGATAAAGTTGCTGCACAAGGTGGTGCTAAAACATTTAAACGTCCACAAGTTGAAATGATGGCACGTAGATGGCAACATCAATGTCTTGAAGTACGTGAAGCAGCACAAGCATTATTATTAGCTGAACTTGGTAGAATGGGTCCAAAAGGACGTAAATCACTTGTTGATAATTGGTCACAATATTTACCAATGTATAGTACACAAGAACCAATTGCATTACAACCACAAAATAATAGTCCACCACCAGGTAGTCCAGTACCACCAATTGATATTAAtccagatgatgatgatgaagaagaagaacttGCTGAAGAAATAAGTATTACAAGAAAACCATCAAGTGTTGctgaattaaaaagaaaacaaacaaCAGCTGTTGTATTACTTGGTGTTATTGGTGCTGAATTTGGACAAGATGTTGCAAcagtatatcaaaaaaaagatgGTGATACAACAATTAGACGTAAAAGTTCAGTTGTTGAAGGTTTTGGaattggtaataataatttagcaagACATACAAGTATGGCATTAACACATCTTCTTCATGCACCTGGTTCATCAAAATTACCACTTCATACATCATTAAGAAGAGCTGCTATTGATTTAATTGGTAGGGGTTTTACTGTTTGGGAGCCATATCTTGATgtatctaaaatattattaggtTTATTAGAATTATGTTGTGATGCTGATAAACTTGTACCAAGTATGACATATGGTTTACCATTAACACCAGCTGCTGATACATGTAGAACATCAAGACATGCATTAGCACTTATTGCAACAGCAAGACCAGCTGCATTTATTACAACAATGGCTAGAGAAGTTGCTAGATTTAATACATTACAACAAAATGCACAAacattaaatgttaatttaagtACAAGTGTTCTTTCACGTGCTAAACCAGAAATATTAAGAATTGTTGAACAACTTATTGATAAAATGCAAAGTGAAATGAGTGATTTACTTGTTGAAGTAATGGATATTATACTTCATTGTCTTGATCCAGgacatttaaaaacaaaatcattgAGTGAAGTATTTCCAGCAGTATGTCGTTTTAATCAGGTAAGTCATTGTTCAGCAACAAGACGAATAGCAGTTGGTGGTCGTAGTGGACAACTTGCATTGTATGAATTACGTGGTAATGTTAAATGTCAAACAGTATCAGCTCATCAAGCACCAGTTACAGCTCTTGGTTTTTCACCAGAGGGTAAATTTCTCGTCAGTTATTCATgtactgaaaataaattatgtttttggCAGCAAACAAATAGTGGAATGTTTGGCTTGGGTAATTCCCAAACACGTTGTGTTAAATCTTATAGTACAGCACCAATAAATGATGTTGCACGATTAAATCCAATGCGGCTGGCCCGTTTAATATGGATTAATAATCGAACTGTTACACTCATGTTGGCTGATGGCTCAGAAACAAGAttcaatgtttaa
- the LOC122854657 gene encoding WD repeat-containing protein 7 isoform X20, with amino-acid sequence MTAGPSLVVPIVLWGKIAPTHCISCIYLSRDQKTLVTGCYDGQICLWQVDPDTLKMTPRCLLVGHTAPIMCLSKASVVMEQNYIVSSSESGEMCTWDVVDGKCREAVKLNNIHTQMLPYVSAGGEDVRLFCSGYYPEVLVMDPFSLEVIFTLSSRVNPDWISALHVLRPAKRKGRFYVHTNDVVLALTTTGTVKVWTLLGHENRNSEPLYEHESKQIRCLNALAMTCCPYNQRTVLIVCSKYWQIFDAGDFSVLCSVTSPPGERWMAGDFLAADRVIVWSDEGHGYLYKLPAKVLVQLESKLKGKALSSSVADNSSFHTSSAEDDQPYLYLILTQPDDKPLSCPPAMRLVTVQRQTKTLKYLLRGDSEGVVILWSVPEITNQQLQDITDNKTPKLEPIIKTSLEIAWEAMKPSPVGILDQLDTINDHSIKLTACIYLPQQSRLVVGREDGSIIIVPATQTVMLQLLHGNHQHYDDWPPHQILLGHSGRVNCLLYPHSVATRYDRTHLVSGSVDFAVCLWDLYAGTLIHRFCVHAGEITQLMVPPDNCSPRIQKCICSVASDHSVTLLSLAERKCVVLASRHLFPVVTIKWRPLDDFMIIGCSDGAVYVWQMETGHLDRVLHGIIAEEVLYACDENTIAIAGGSATGGELGLANPAVHFFRGLRHRNLSAIRHATQRGLHQLQQLHGGHGNDHGNQIKSKGAPLMIQGFRSNPKDPESHILFFDIEALIGEGGQSETTRNNLKRNGAFSEPNVTMEIAQLLLSLLHAWGMDPDLDRVCEGKLGLLRPMVPVSFGVLSKGGYMSLLLPTWQTQLEPAGEPATQLEQRLPAELVRQDRLTKAFTSRAHWELSTTLTSNHLLAVVALSNTLMSMNNATFVLEQERNRKLNRTSNRVSVNWNKAEEESEEHFTAHQAQIKQGWSLLATLHCVLLPDKVAAQGGAKTFKRPQVEMMARRWQHQCLEVREAAQALLLAELGRMGPKGRKSLVDNWSQYLPMYSTQEPIALQPQNNSPPPGSPVPPIDINPDDDDEEEELAEEISITRKPSSVAELKRKQTTAVVLLGVIGAEFGQDVATVYQKKDGDTTIRRKSSVVEGFGIGNNNLARHTSMALTHLLHAPGSSKLPLHTSLRRAAIDLIGRGFTVWEPYLDVSKILLGLLELCCDADKLVPSMTYGLPLTPAADTCRTSRHALALIATARPAAFITTMAREVARFNTLQQNAQTLNVNLSTSVLSRAKPEILRIVEQLIDKMQSEMSDLLVEVMDIILHCLDPGHLKTKSLSEVFPAVCRFNQVSHCSATRRIAVGGRSGQLALYELRGNVKCQTVSAHQAPVTALGFSPEGKFLVSYSCTENKLCFWQQTNSGMFGLGNSQTRCVKSYSTAPINDVARLNPMRLARLIWINNRTVTLMLADGSETRFNV; translated from the exons atgacagcTGGACCAAGTTTAGTGGTGCCAATAGTGCTTTGGGGAAAAATAGCACCAACTCATTGTATatcatgtatttatttatcaagagaTCAAAAAACTCTTGTTACTGGTTGTTATGATGGACAAATATGTCTTTGGCAAGTTGATCCTGATACACTaaag atGACACCAAGATGTTTACTTGTTGGACATACAGCACCAATAATGTGTCTAAGTAAAGCAAGTGTTGTTATggaacaaaattatattgtaagcAGTAGTGAGAGTGGTGAAATGTGTACATGGGATGTTGTTGATGGTAAATGTCGTGAAGCTGTTAAGCTAAACAATATTCATACACAAATGTTACCATATGTTTCTGCTGGTGGTGAAGATGTCAGGTTGTTTTGTTCTGG aTATTATCCAGAAGTTCTTGTCATGGATCCATTCAGTTTAGAAGTCATATTTACACTCAGCTCACGTGTCAATCCTGACTGGATTAGTGCCTTGCACGTGCTACGGCCGGCCAAACGGAAAGGTCGGTTCTACGTGCACACAA atgatGTTGTACTTGCATTGACGACAACTGGTACTGTAAAAGTTTGGACATTATTGGGTCATGAAAATCGTAACAGCGAGCCACTTTATGAACATGAGAGTAAACAAATAAGATGTTTAAATGCACTTGCAATGACATGTTGTCCATATAATCAAAGAACagttttaattgtttgttcAAAATATTGGCAg atttTTGATGCTGGTGATTTTTCTGTTCTTTGCTCGGTAACATCACCACCTGGTGAACGTTGGATGGCTGGTGATTTTTTAGCTGCTGATAGAGTTATTGTTTGGAGTGATGAAGGCCATGGTTATCTATACAAATTACCAGCAAA GGTTCTGGTACAGCTCGAAAG CAAGCTGAAGGGCAAGGCTCTCAGCAG tAGTGTGGCTGATAATTCAAGCTTCCATACATCATCAGCAGAAGATGATCAACCATATTTATATCTCATATTAACTCAACCAGATGataag cCATTATCATGCCCACCGGCAATGCGTCTAGTCACTGTACAACGTCaaacaaaaacattaaaatatttactacgTGGTGATAGTGAAGGAGTTGTTATACTTTGGTCAGTACCAGAAATAACAAATCAACAATTACAAGATATAACAGATAATAAAACACCAAAACTTGagccaataataaaaacaagtcTTGAAATAGCATGGGAAGCAATGAAACCATCACCAGTTGGTATACTTGATCAACTTGATACAATAAATGATCATAGTATTAAATTAACAGcatgtatttatttaccaCAACAAAGTCGTCTTGTTGTTGGACGTGAAGATggtagtattattattgtaccaGCAACACAAACAGTTATGTTACAATTATTACATGGTAATCATCAGCATTATGATGATTGGCCACCACATCAAATATTACTTGGACATTCTGGACgtgttaattgtttattatatccTCATAGTGTTGCAACAAGATATGATAGAACACATCTTGTATCTGGTTCAGTTGATTTTGCTGTTTGTTTATGGGATTTATATGCTGGTACATTGATACATCGTTTTTGTGTACATGCTGGTGAAATAACACAATTAATGGTACCACCAGATAATTGTAGTCCAAGAATACAAAAATGTATATGTAGTGTTGCATCTGATCACAGTgtaacattattatcattagcTGAAAGAAAATGTGTTGTATTAGCATCACGACATTTATTTCCAGTTGTAACAATTAAATGGAGAccacttgatgattttatgattattgGTTGTTCTGATGGTGCTGTTTATGTATGGCAAATGGAAACTGGTCATCTTGATCGTGTATTACATGGTATTATTGCTGAAGAAGTACTATATGCTTGTGATGAAAATACTATTGCAATTGCTGGTGGTAGTGCAACTGGTGGTGAATTAGGACTTGCTAATCCTGCTGTACATTTCTTCAg gGGTTTGAGACATAGAAATTTATCAGCAATTCGTCATGCAACTCAACGTGGTTTACATCAACTTCAACAACTTCATGGTGGTCATGGTAATGATCATGgtaatcaaattaaatcaaaaggTGCACCACTTATGATTCAAGGTTTTAGAAGTAATCCAAAAGATCCAGAGagtcatatattattttttgacattgaaGCACTTATTG gtgAAGGAGGACAAAGTGAAACAAcacgaaataatttaaaacgtAATGGTGCTTTTAGTGAGCCAAATGTTACAATGGAAATagcacaattattattgagtCTTCTTCATGCTTGGGGTATGGATCCAGATCTTGATCGTGTATGTGAAGGAAAATTAGGTTTACTTAGACCAATGGTACCAGTATCATTTGGTGTATTATCAAAAGgag GTTACATGTCACTGTTACTTCCAACATGGCAAACACAATTAGAACCAGCTGGTGAACCAGCAACTCAACTTGAACAACGTTTACCAGCTGAATTAGTTCGTCAAGATCGTTTAACAAAAGCATTTACATCACGTGCACATTGGGAGCTATCAACAACTTTAACAAGTAATCATCTTTTAGCTGTTGTTGCATTATCAAATACATTAATGTCAATGAATAATGCAACATTTGTACTTGAACAAGaaagaaatagaaaattaaatagaacaTCAAATCGTGTTAGTGTTAATTGGAATAAAGCTGAAGAAGAAAGTGAAGAACATTTTACAGCTCATCAAGCACAAATAAAACAAGGTTGGTCATTATTAGCAACATTACATTGTGTATTATTACCAGATAAAGTTGCTGCACAAGGTGGTGCTAAAACATTTAAACGTCCACAAGTTGAAATGATGGCACGTAGATGGCAACATCAATGTCTTGAAGTACGTGAAGCAGCACAAGCATTATTATTAGCTGAACTTGGTAGAATGGGTCCAAAAGGACGTAAATCACTTGTTGATAATTGGTCACAATATTTACCAATGTATAGTACACAAGAACCAATTGCATTACAACCACAAAATAATAGTCCACCACCAGGTAGTCCAGTACCACCAATTGATATTAAtccagatgatgatgatgaagaagaagaacttGCTGAAGAAATAAGTATTACAAGAAAACCATCAAGTGTTGctgaattaaaaagaaaacaaacaaCAGCTGTTGTATTACTTGGTGTTATTGGTGCTGAATTTGGACAAGATGTTGCAAcagtatatcaaaaaaaagatgGTGATACAACAATTAGACGTAAAAGTTCAGTTGTTGAAGGTTTTGGaattggtaataataatttagcaagACATACAAGTATGGCATTAACACATCTTCTTCATGCACCTGGTTCATCAAAATTACCACTTCATACATCATTAAGAAGAGCTGCTATTGATTTAATTGGTAGGGGTTTTACTGTTTGGGAGCCATATCTTGATgtatctaaaatattattaggtTTATTAGAATTATGTTGTGATGCTGATAAACTTGTACCAAGTATGACATATGGTTTACCATTAACACCAGCTGCTGATACATGTAGAACATCAAGACATGCATTAGCACTTATTGCAACAGCAAGACCAGCTGCATTTATTACAACAATGGCTAGAGAAGTTGCTAGATTTAATACATTACAACAAAATGCACAAacattaaatgttaatttaagtACAAGTGTTCTTTCACGTGCTAAACCAGAAATATTAAGAATTGTTGAACAACTTATTGATAAAATGCAAAGTGAAATGAGTGATTTACTTGTTGAAGTAATGGATATTATACTTCATTGTCTTGATCCAGgacatttaaaaacaaaatcattgAGTGAAGTATTTCCAGCAGTATGTCGTTTTAATCAGGTAAGTCATTGTTCAGCAACAAGACGAATAGCAGTTGGTGGTCGTAGTGGACAACTTGCATTGTATGAATTACGTGGTAATGTTAAATGTCAAACAGTATCAGCTCATCAAGCACCAGTTACAGCTCTTGGTTTTTCACCAGAGGGTAAATTTCTCGTCAGTTATTCATgtactgaaaataaattatgtttttggCAGCAAACAAATAGTGGAATGTTTGGCTTGGGTAATTCCCAAACACGTTGTGTTAAATCTTATAGTACAGCACCAATAAATGATGTTGCACGATTAAATCCAATGCGGCTGGCCCGTTTAATATGGATTAATAATCGAACTGTTACACTCATGTTGGCTGATGGCTCAGAAACAAGAttcaatgtttaa